In Myxococcaceae bacterium JPH2, a single genomic region encodes these proteins:
- a CDS encoding 50S ribosomal protein L28, whose amino-acid sequence MAWKCDICGKRPLVGNNVSHANNKTKKRTLPNLQKLRANVEGRHERVLACTRCIKAGKVVKAA is encoded by the coding sequence ATGGCGTGGAAGTGCGACATCTGTGGGAAGCGTCCGCTGGTGGGTAACAACGTCAGCCACGCGAACAACAAGACGAAGAAGCGGACCCTGCCGAACCTGCAGAAGCTTCGGGCGAACGTCGAGGGCCGCCATGAGCGCGTCCTGGCGTGCACCCGCTGCATCAAGGCAGGCAAGGTCGTCAAGGCTGCCTGA
- a CDS encoding desaturase, with protein MATSTAKLKLSSGPSRHVYDVIVLGSQLGGALTAALLAKRNHRVLLVEHDGMGPGYEHDGFLLPYAPFVAPPLKAMPAVEEALTELGLATHVGRALRPHVPELQLVMPRHRVDLSADPNRRRAELAREFGDTAEGVLGALAGATAQHEATDAFFKANPQLPPDGFFEAWGLKSLIKNHPGLEATPRLGGDDPAVSLVRGLLPFLVHLDKPSSPLAQTRPLSQVLTAPSTYPGGMDALREALTRRLAELGGDVLSRDNASGFIVEELSFDGSKFAGVKLMRSDTLYRASCLVAATDTGALRRLVTDKKHHRALLEHLDQSTPKSILFAVNWVVPEAALPRGLGELALVDTQDTELGPLLVQQHPARTAPGGATKESKDVEGVRVICAGAFVPASARDLGEEHLQGLAARIDGHLERLMPFTVQHRALRSAPYLDAGGVRGSRLMPHPLYAFETEAFLGITGLKQRTPAKNVILAGREVLPGLGLEGELLAGMRAARLVQEMLKKKDPLKG; from the coding sequence ATGGCGACGTCCACAGCCAAACTCAAGCTTTCCTCGGGCCCCTCTCGGCACGTGTACGACGTCATCGTGCTGGGCAGCCAGTTGGGGGGCGCGCTCACCGCCGCCCTCCTCGCCAAGCGCAACCACCGCGTGCTGCTGGTGGAGCACGACGGCATGGGCCCGGGCTACGAGCACGACGGCTTCCTCCTGCCGTACGCCCCCTTCGTCGCGCCGCCGCTCAAGGCCATGCCCGCCGTGGAGGAGGCCCTCACCGAGCTGGGCCTCGCCACCCATGTCGGGCGAGCCCTGCGCCCGCACGTCCCCGAGCTTCAGCTCGTCATGCCCCGGCACCGCGTGGACCTCTCCGCGGACCCCAACCGGCGTCGAGCCGAACTGGCCCGCGAGTTCGGAGACACGGCCGAGGGAGTCCTGGGGGCGCTGGCCGGAGCCACCGCGCAGCACGAGGCCACCGACGCCTTCTTCAAGGCCAATCCCCAGCTCCCGCCCGACGGATTCTTCGAGGCCTGGGGACTCAAGAGCCTCATCAAGAACCATCCCGGCCTGGAGGCCACGCCTCGCCTGGGCGGTGACGACCCGGCGGTGTCCCTGGTCCGAGGGCTGTTGCCCTTCCTCGTCCACCTGGACAAGCCCAGCTCGCCGCTGGCGCAGACCCGCCCGCTGTCCCAGGTGCTGACCGCGCCCTCGACGTACCCCGGAGGCATGGACGCCCTGCGAGAGGCGCTCACGCGGCGGCTCGCGGAGCTGGGCGGCGACGTGCTCTCCCGCGACAACGCCTCGGGCTTCATCGTCGAGGAGCTCTCGTTCGACGGCAGCAAGTTCGCGGGCGTGAAGCTGATGCGCTCGGACACGCTGTACCGCGCCTCGTGCCTGGTGGCGGCCACGGACACGGGCGCGCTGCGGCGGCTGGTGACGGACAAGAAGCACCACCGCGCCCTGCTCGAGCACCTGGATCAGTCGACGCCCAAGTCCATCCTCTTCGCCGTGAACTGGGTCGTCCCCGAGGCCGCCCTGCCGCGAGGCCTGGGTGAACTCGCGCTCGTGGACACGCAGGACACGGAGCTGGGTCCACTGCTCGTCCAGCAGCACCCCGCTCGCACCGCGCCCGGCGGCGCCACGAAGGAGAGCAAGGACGTCGAGGGCGTGCGAGTCATCTGCGCGGGCGCATTCGTCCCGGCCTCGGCTCGCGACCTGGGCGAGGAGCACCTCCAGGGGCTCGCCGCACGCATCGATGGGCACCTGGAGCGCCTGATGCCCTTCACCGTCCAGCACCGGGCCCTGCGCTCGGCGCCCTACCTGGATGCCGGAGGCGTGCGCGGCAGCCGGCTCATGCCCCATCCGCTCTACGCGTTCGAGACCGAGGCGTTCCTCGGCATCACCGGCCTCAAGCAGCGCACGCCCGCCAAGAATGTGATCCTGGCGGGCCGTGAGGTGCTGCCGGGCCTGGGGCTGGAGGGCGAACTGCTCGCGGGAATGCGAGCGGCGAGGCTCGTCCAGGAGATGCTCAAGAAGAAAGATCCCCTCAAGGGCTGA